Proteins encoded by one window of Azospirillum brasilense:
- a CDS encoding response regulator has protein sequence MVSLTNDHAKTASVLAMTGDAGNGSVNGGGALRREDDDGEAPAEASRLVIVVDDDRSIVEGLALLLEAWGYDVLTALSLNELAQRLPQAPGRPGLVLADHFLPAGGTGAQAVEMVRAHVGAPVPALILTGDTMPERQAEAAALGCRLLHKPVQIGPLKDMVDTLMSGAG, from the coding sequence ATGGTGAGCTTAACGAACGACCACGCCAAAACCGCCTCCGTCCTCGCCATGACCGGGGATGCCGGCAATGGTTCGGTGAATGGCGGCGGCGCGCTCCGCCGCGAGGATGACGATGGGGAAGCGCCGGCCGAAGCCAGCCGGCTGGTCATTGTCGTGGACGACGACCGGTCGATCGTGGAAGGGCTGGCGCTGCTTCTGGAGGCCTGGGGCTACGACGTGCTGACCGCCCTGTCGCTGAACGAACTGGCGCAGCGGCTGCCGCAGGCCCCCGGCCGTCCGGGGCTGGTCCTGGCCGATCATTTCCTGCCGGCGGGAGGCACGGGCGCCCAGGCGGTGGAGATGGTGCGCGCCCATGTCGGCGCCCCGGTGCCCGCCCTGATCCTGACCGGCGACACGATGCCGGAACGTCAGGCCGAAGCCGCCGCCCTGGGCTGCCGGCTGCTGCACAAGCCGGTGCAGATCGGTCCGCTGAAGGACATGGTGGACACGCTGATGAGCGGCGCCGGCTGA
- a CDS encoding DUF3369 domain-containing protein gives MTDSDDEFLFLDDQDGDGNGETGSPVTGNRWKMMIVDDEPEVHSITKLVLADFAYKGRSAQFISAYSAAEARTILAQEEDIAIILLDVVMETDDAGLQLVHHIREELKNRHVRIILRTGQPGQAPERAVILDYDINDYKAKTQLTAQQLFTTTVAALRSYEDIMAIEMNRRGLEKIIEASSSLFQARSMKLFAAGVLTQLSGILGVGPDAILCVQRGPVINGAADGLYVLAGSGRFETLIDEPAANHVEPAVLAEVKRCLESRSNRYAADHCTLYIRTPNDRENVVYLSSDRPLSDLDRNLIEVFCRKISVGFDNLHLYEQLRRSQEHTVIAMADLAERAGHPGAEAETGPRIALVTDRIARRLAEEGRYPAVLDTVFLESVGLAAILHDVGNATLDPAILGKTGPLTPEERAVMQAHTTTGWDLLDRASQRSDGRTHLHLGAEIARSHHENWDGTGYPDRLKGDAIPLSARIVAVADSFDAMTRDRPYRKALDHDVAVAEIRRLSGSRFDPLVVEAFLSVSGSLRRE, from the coding sequence ATGACCGACTCCGACGACGAGTTCCTTTTTCTGGACGACCAGGACGGCGACGGCAACGGCGAAACCGGGTCGCCGGTGACCGGGAACCGGTGGAAGATGATGATCGTGGACGACGAGCCGGAGGTGCATTCCATCACCAAGCTCGTCCTGGCCGATTTCGCCTACAAGGGCCGCTCCGCCCAGTTCATCTCCGCCTATTCCGCCGCGGAGGCGCGGACGATCCTGGCGCAGGAGGAGGACATCGCCATCATCCTGCTGGACGTGGTGATGGAGACCGACGACGCCGGGCTGCAGCTTGTCCACCACATCCGGGAGGAGCTGAAGAACCGCCACGTCCGCATCATCCTGCGCACCGGCCAGCCCGGCCAGGCGCCGGAGCGCGCGGTGATCCTCGACTACGACATCAACGACTACAAGGCCAAGACGCAGCTCACCGCCCAGCAGCTGTTCACCACCACGGTCGCCGCCCTGCGCTCCTACGAGGACATCATGGCGATCGAGATGAACCGGCGCGGGCTGGAGAAGATCATCGAGGCGTCGTCGTCGCTGTTCCAGGCGCGCTCCATGAAGCTGTTCGCCGCCGGGGTGCTGACGCAGCTCTCGGGCATCCTCGGCGTCGGGCCGGACGCCATCCTGTGCGTGCAGCGCGGCCCGGTCATCAACGGCGCGGCGGACGGGCTGTACGTCCTGGCCGGCTCCGGCCGGTTCGAGACGCTGATCGACGAGCCGGCGGCCAACCATGTCGAGCCCGCCGTTCTGGCGGAGGTGAAGCGCTGCCTGGAGTCGCGCAGCAACCGCTACGCCGCCGACCATTGCACGCTCTACATCCGGACGCCGAACGACCGCGAGAACGTGGTCTATCTCAGCTCCGACCGGCCGCTGTCGGACCTTGACCGCAACCTGATCGAGGTGTTCTGCCGCAAGATCTCCGTCGGCTTCGACAACCTGCACCTCTACGAGCAGCTGCGGCGCAGCCAGGAGCACACGGTCATCGCCATGGCCGATCTGGCCGAACGCGCCGGCCATCCCGGCGCGGAGGCCGAGACCGGCCCGCGCATCGCCCTGGTGACCGACCGCATCGCCCGCCGGCTGGCCGAAGAGGGGCGCTATCCCGCCGTCCTCGACACGGTGTTCCTGGAGTCGGTCGGTCTGGCCGCCATCCTCCACGACGTCGGCAACGCCACGCTGGACCCCGCCATTCTCGGCAAGACCGGGCCGCTGACCCCGGAGGAGCGGGCCGTCATGCAGGCCCACACCACCACGGGCTGGGATTTGCTGGACCGCGCGAGCCAGCGGTCCGACGGACGGACGCATCTGCATCTGGGGGCGGAGATCGCCCGGTCGCATCATGAGAATTGGGACGGCACCGGCTATCCCGACCGCCTGAAGGGCGACGCCATCCCGCTGAGCGCCCGCATCGTCGCGGTGGCCGACAGCTTCGACGCCATGACCCGCGACCGCCCCTACCGCAAGGCGCTGGACCACGACGTGGCGGTGGCCGAGATCCGCCGCCTGTCGGGCAGCCGGTTCGATCCGCTGGTGGTGGAGGCCTTCCTGTCGGTGTCCGGCAGCCTGCGCCGGGAATGA
- a CDS encoding SH3 domain-containing protein — translation MRTRSTTAFRALALRLILAAATMWFATDAALAQSPVAIGAPLTGEVVLNRDIEVRIGPNADARIIQTLPRGKALNALGTPRGTSWTEVAIGGQPIGYVPSDSLDPALMVSRSITAAMGATAAGANAGGSPPATGKPPVIHRSAAVVPRSAWEIAAQVPAQGYVVAADAIKATEILDNKKRRSFTLRKGDVVSLIDSANGRVTLGMPGRTRAVATAEGLIGVVAPYPLPGMPPIEPGALFAARLGEYVSHAEGLRAWQEFTYGPGTAYRDLPPMVWPVFRGARTTYQMGVGPFTRTQVDNVCGALAQRSMDCWVIELETF, via the coding sequence GTGCGCACGCGTTCCACCACCGCCTTCCGCGCCCTGGCGCTGCGGCTGATCCTGGCCGCGGCGACGATGTGGTTCGCCACGGACGCCGCCCTGGCGCAGAGTCCCGTCGCCATCGGCGCGCCGCTGACCGGCGAGGTGGTCCTCAACCGCGACATCGAGGTGCGCATCGGCCCCAACGCCGACGCCCGCATCATCCAGACCCTGCCGCGCGGCAAGGCGCTGAACGCGCTGGGCACGCCCCGCGGCACCAGTTGGACGGAGGTCGCCATCGGCGGCCAGCCCATCGGCTATGTGCCCTCCGATTCGCTGGACCCGGCGCTGATGGTCTCGCGCTCCATCACCGCCGCCATGGGCGCCACCGCCGCCGGGGCCAACGCCGGCGGGTCGCCCCCCGCAACCGGCAAGCCGCCGGTCATCCACCGCAGCGCCGCCGTGGTGCCGCGCAGCGCGTGGGAGATCGCCGCCCAGGTGCCGGCCCAGGGCTATGTCGTCGCGGCGGACGCCATCAAAGCGACGGAGATCCTCGACAACAAGAAGCGGCGCAGCTTCACCCTGCGCAAGGGCGACGTGGTCAGCCTGATCGATTCCGCGAACGGGCGGGTGACGCTGGGCATGCCCGGCCGGACGCGGGCGGTCGCCACCGCCGAGGGGCTGATCGGGGTGGTCGCCCCCTACCCGCTGCCCGGCATGCCGCCGATCGAGCCGGGGGCGCTGTTCGCCGCGCGGCTCGGCGAGTATGTCAGCCACGCCGAGGGGCTGCGCGCCTGGCAGGAGTTCACCTACGGCCCTGGAACGGCCTACCGCGACCTGCCGCCGATGGTCTGGCCGGTCTTCCGCGGCGCCCGCACCACCTACCAGATGGGCGTCGGCCCCTTCACCCGGACGCAGGTGGACAACGTCTGCGGCGCGCTGGCGCAGCGTTCCATGGACTGCTGGGTGATCGAGCTGGAGACCTTCTGA
- a CDS encoding LysR substrate-binding domain-containing protein, with product MPANLDTDLLRAFVAVADARSFTRAGDTLGRTQAAVSQQVRRLEEVVGTRVFQRDTKSVHLTREGELLLTYARRMLTLNDEVLALMRRPASIASVRIGTPDDYATMLLPGVLARFAAAYPDVPVEVICDNSPDLVAEIDKGRYDLALVTRHPDSRSGELVRREPVAWVAPPRPAAPDSIPIEREDPLPLALFPKGCVVRDLAVAALEGIGRGWRVAFISKSVVAVHGAVLGGLGVTAMEECTVPHSLRRLTAADGFPDLPDIDIALHRAPGMAAKPVRLLAEAIHDLVGGNRAA from the coding sequence ATGCCGGCCAACCTCGACACCGACCTTCTGCGCGCCTTCGTCGCCGTCGCCGACGCGCGCAGCTTCACCCGTGCCGGCGACACGCTGGGCCGCACCCAGGCCGCCGTCAGCCAGCAGGTCCGCCGGCTGGAGGAGGTGGTGGGCACCCGCGTCTTCCAGCGCGACACCAAGAGCGTCCATCTGACCCGGGAGGGCGAGCTTCTGCTGACCTACGCCCGGCGGATGCTGACCCTGAACGACGAGGTTCTGGCCCTGATGCGCCGGCCCGCCTCGATCGCCAGCGTGCGCATCGGCACGCCGGACGATTACGCCACGATGCTGCTGCCCGGCGTGCTCGCCCGCTTCGCCGCCGCCTACCCCGACGTGCCGGTGGAGGTGATCTGCGACAACAGCCCCGATCTGGTGGCGGAGATCGACAAGGGCCGCTACGACCTCGCTCTGGTCACCCGCCACCCCGACAGCCGCAGCGGCGAACTGGTGCGGCGGGAGCCGGTGGCCTGGGTCGCCCCGCCGCGCCCCGCCGCGCCCGATTCCATCCCCATCGAGCGCGAGGACCCGCTGCCGCTGGCGCTGTTCCCCAAGGGCTGCGTGGTGCGCGACCTCGCCGTCGCGGCTCTGGAGGGCATCGGGCGCGGCTGGCGCGTCGCCTTCATCAGCAAGAGCGTGGTGGCGGTGCACGGCGCCGTGCTCGGCGGGCTCGGCGTCACCGCCATGGAGGAATGCACCGTTCCGCACAGCCTGCGCCGGCTGACCGCGGCGGACGGCTTCCCCGACCTGCCGGACATCGACATCGCGCTGCACCGCGCCCCCGGCATGGCCGCCAAGCCGGTCCGCCTGCTGGCCGAGGCGATCCACGATCTGGTGGGCGGGAATCGGGCGGCCTGA